One Synechococcus sp. Nb3U1 genomic window, TACTAGCAATAATCTCAACTTTGTCTTCCGAAGAAATCGTAACAATTGTCCAGTCAGACTGAATAAATCGACTAACTCCTCTAACAATTTCTGTCAGATATGTCTCTAAATCTCTTGAGCGATAGCTAAGTGCAGTCAAATAGTCTAACTCAGTGAAGGGATGTGGAAAGGACAAGAAGCTTGAAAAATCAGGAGAAGAATAAATCTGATTACACATGCTAACAGACCTCAAATCAAATAATTGTGTCTATTTTTTGTTATCATGGATTAGTCTTGATAAGAGACTCAATTAACTCTTCTAGATTTTGAATGCCTTGATACTTGATGCCGTTAATGAAAAAGGTTGGTGTTGCATTCACACCGCTCTTTATACCACTTTCAATGTCTGCCTGTACTCGTGCCATATGACAATCACTAGTCATCTCCGCTAAGAACTGATCAACATCTAAATAGAGGGCAATGGCATACTCAACCAAATGACTATCCGTGAGATTTGACTGATTCTCTAATAAATGACCATGCATCTCCCAGAACCTGTTCTGTGAGGCAGCAGCTTCAGCAGCTTCAGCAGCATGATACGCTTCAGGATGAATATCAGATTGTGGGAAATGACGAAAAATAAACCTAAACTGATCTCCAAACCTCTTTCGAATTAACTGAATGATAAAATGAGCAACTCGACACTCAGGGCATTGATAATCACCATATTCGACAAGTGTTACTTGAGCTGTATGGCTACCTTGACAATGATCACGTTCACTAATCGGAGGAATAAGCTGACTAAGCACTTGGGCTGAAACCATTTTAGAGACCCCACAGGATAGAAAGTCGATTCTTGTTGTTGTTTTAGGGATTCTTGTTGTTGTTTTAGGGTTTACAGCCTTTTCCGACTTCACACAGACCCATAAGCTAGGCAAAAGACCTTATAGAGCAAAGAGTTGATCTGAAACTGCTGTATCAGATAATCCTAGAAAAGGCTGTAACTCTAACTTGAACTAGCATGATGGCAACTAAGATTGCAATTGTGAAGAGTGTGCTGCTCAGATCCTTACTCTCTATTATCGATTAATCTCATGAGAGAATCGATAAAGGAAAGTACATCGAGATCTCATTTGAGGAACAGAGCAGCTGTAATTTTTCCTGATTTGAATTAGTTGATCCGATAAACTACTGGACAATTGACAATAAACCCTACTGCCCTCAGATCTCCACCATCTAGGGATTTAATAAATCCCTTGGCAGCCATATCCTCAATATGTACAGCATCGGTCATTCGTGCGCGATACCCTTTCTGAACAGCTTCATCCGTCCATACTGCTGGGAAAATGCGCCACATTGGACTGTAATCCAAATTAAGTGTAGGGATCCCTCCCAATACATTGAGAGGGCCCCGTCCATCATTCAAAGCGCTGTACAAGCCTTGTCGATGTGGATTCTCCAAGCCTGTAGCACCATTTACAAATACATAAATCCGTTCAGCAGATTCCCCAGGCAAAGCATCTTCATTGGCAAAGGGAAGATCTTCCATTGCAGGAGTATAAGTTGCTGTTTCTAGAGCTGCAACAGTTGGATCGTTCGATTCTGTAGAAAGATAGAGGATAGGTTTGCCAAAGGTAAATCCGAGAGTCAGAGCCATGGTCACGGTGCCATCCCGTGGACAAATAGATATCACTTTGTCATGTACTAAATCATGATTAGCTTTACCATCACAGAAAACATTTAACTGTTCCTCTGTTTGATTAAAAGCTAACATCGGCGCGTTGAATAATACATCCTTGGTGGCATTCGTTACTTTAACTAGTGGTGTGTAAGAGACATCCCCAATGGATCCCGGCATGACTGCTTCAGGAGGGAAAGGAGCATCAGAAGCCCCAGGAGTTATACTTAACTTTGGACTGAAATCTACCTTGCCCTGACTAAAGATCCAGGTGCCATCCTTACTAATTGTGGCTGTACGTTGATTCCGTCCCGTGTAACCATAGGCCAGCTTGGGCGAATAGTTAACTCCGTGGAGGTCAGATAAGTTCTGGTCAGTGGAATCGGTAATAATAAACCAGACTGTTTCGCCAGAGGCTAGTTGCCCCTTGTGCAAAGGAAGAGTAGCTGTGCCAGCAACCAGATCGATATGTGCTGACTTCATCAACAACACTGGCCCGAGGAAGGATGGATTGATTTCAGAGGGTGAGGGTTGTCCAACAACAATTTTTAGATCAGGCTGGAGGAAGTCTGGAGCAGGACGTGCTTCATGATAGGGTTTAGCTTCGATTCCTCGATTGATCACCTCAGCTTGACTTTTGGGAATCGTCAACACCATGCAGCTTCCTGCAAGCATTGCTATTAAATTGGCCCAATTTCTTCTCAACATAGTTTAATGTCCTTAGATAAGGAATAAGCCTTTGGGTTTAGCCGATCGACTAAGCGATGGCTTCTCCACTGGGCTGAATATCCCTCACTGTACTGGGAAAATTCCTTTCTCTTACTATGCTGAAGACGATGATTTCTTTCCTAAGAAAGTTGAGTCTATTTCCTATTCCAATGGGTAGGGGTATGTTCAGGATAAAATCATATTGTAGCTTTTTTCTGATTGGCATATAACTGAACCTAAAGATAATACTTTTTGAACAGGGAATTAGATTGTGTTAGTCATAGCAGATAATAAGCTCTAGCCCTTCTGGACTGGGGATAAGCGATCTTTGTCATGAGAAGATGTGAATTAAAATGCTGGAGAAGTTTGTATCAGAGCTTGATAATGCCCTGCTGAAGTGCATTCACCACAGCATGAGTGCGATCACGAGCACCAAGCTTGATCATAACATTAGTAACATGAAATTTAACAGTATTTTCGGTAATGTTAAGTTCGGAGGCAATGGCTTTGTTGTTTTTCCCTTTCGCCATCAGAGTTAAAACCTGATGTTCTCGCTCACTTAAGGATGGCCGTTCCATCCTGGCTGCTAGTTTGGTACCAATTTCAATCGGGACATACCGTTG contains:
- a CDS encoding DsbA family protein, whose product is MKSEKAVNPKTTTRIPKTTTRIDFLSCGVSKMVSAQVLSQLIPPISERDHCQGSHTAQVTLVEYGDYQCPECRVAHFIIQLIRKRFGDQFRFIFRHFPQSDIHPEAYHAAEAAEAAASQNRFWEMHGHLLENQSNLTDSHLVEYAIALYLDVDQFLAEMTSDCHMARVQADIESGIKSGVNATPTFFINGIKYQGIQNLEELIESLIKTNP